Proteins from one Salmonella bongori NCTC 12419 genomic window:
- the caiD gene encoding crotonobetainyl-CoA hydratase → MSESLHLTRNGPILEITLDRPKANAIDAKTSFAMGQAFLNFRDDPELRVAIITGGGEKFFSAGWDLKAAAEGEAPDADFGPGGFAGLTEIFDLDKPVIAAVNGYAFGGGFELALAADFIVCAENTSFALPEARLGIVPDSGGVLRLPKLLPPAIVNEMVMTGRRMRAEEALRWGIVNRVVSQSELMDSARELAQQLVNSAPLAIAALKEIYRATSEMPVEEGYRYIRSGVLKHYPSVLHSEDALEGPQAFAEKRDPVWKGR, encoded by the coding sequence ATGAGTGAGTCATTACATCTGACCCGTAACGGCCCGATCCTGGAAATTACCCTCGACCGACCTAAAGCGAATGCCATTGATGCCAAAACCAGCTTTGCAATGGGCCAGGCTTTCCTTAATTTCCGTGACGATCCGGAATTACGCGTAGCAATCATTACCGGCGGCGGGGAGAAATTCTTTTCTGCGGGCTGGGACTTAAAAGCGGCGGCGGAAGGTGAAGCGCCGGATGCCGATTTTGGACCCGGCGGCTTTGCCGGTTTAACTGAAATATTTGACCTCGATAAGCCGGTCATCGCCGCAGTGAACGGCTACGCGTTTGGCGGCGGTTTTGAGCTGGCGCTGGCGGCAGACTTTATTGTCTGCGCCGAAAACACCAGCTTCGCGCTGCCGGAAGCCAGGCTCGGCATCGTGCCTGACAGCGGCGGCGTTTTGCGCCTGCCTAAGCTGTTGCCACCGGCTATCGTCAACGAAATGGTAATGACCGGCAGACGAATGCGCGCCGAAGAAGCGCTGCGTTGGGGGATCGTGAACCGCGTTGTCAGTCAGAGCGAACTGATGGATAGCGCGCGCGAACTGGCGCAACAACTGGTCAATAGCGCACCGCTGGCTATCGCGGCGCTGAAAGAGATTTATCGCGCGACCAGTGAAATGCCGGTTGAAGAAGGCTACCGCTACATCCGCAGCGGCGTGCTGAAGCATTATCCGTCGGTACTGCATTCAGAAGATGCGCTCGAAGGACCGCAGGCATTCGCCGAAAAACGCGATCCGGTGTGGAAAGGTCGTTAA
- the caiE gene encoding carnitine operon protein CaiE → MSYYAFEGLIPVVHPDAFVHPSAVLIGDVIVGAGVYIGPLASLRGDYGRLILEAGSNLQDGCIMHGYCDTDTIVHENGHIGHGAILHGCVVGRDALVGMNSVIMDGAVIGEESIVAAMSFVKAGFQGEARQLLVSSPARVLRQVTDQELHWKRLNTKEYQDLASRCRTGLSETKPLTQVEENRPRLKGTTDVKPKSAQ, encoded by the coding sequence ATGAGCTATTACGCCTTTGAAGGACTGATCCCGGTGGTGCACCCGGACGCGTTTGTCCATCCCAGCGCCGTGCTGATTGGCGATGTCATCGTGGGTGCCGGTGTTTATATTGGCCCACTCGCGTCATTGCGTGGGGATTATGGTCGCCTGATCCTGGAGGCAGGCTCTAATCTGCAGGATGGCTGCATTATGCATGGCTACTGCGATACCGATACCATCGTGCATGAGAACGGTCATATCGGCCACGGCGCTATTCTACATGGCTGCGTGGTGGGACGGGACGCTTTGGTCGGCATGAATAGCGTCATTATGGACGGCGCAGTGATTGGCGAAGAGAGCATTGTCGCCGCCATGAGTTTTGTCAAAGCCGGATTTCAGGGTGAGGCAAGGCAACTGCTGGTAAGTTCACCTGCGCGTGTACTACGCCAGGTTACGGACCAGGAGCTGCACTGGAAACGCCTCAACACCAAAGAATATCAGGATCTTGCGAGCCGTTGTCGAACGGGGTTATCTGAAACGAAGCCGTTAACGCAGGTCGAAGAAAACCGGCCGCGCCTGAAAGGCACGACGGACGTGAAGCCAAAATCAGCACAGTAA
- the caiF gene encoding carnitine metabolism transcriptional regulator CaiF, whose product MCEKYVERPLYLLIADWMMAENRWITAREISRQFDIEHCKAINTLSYILSEVGEIVCEVKMIPNQIAGRGCQCQRLVKVVSIDSQLYRRLNHNLQERKVSVAKTPRLSAVPPTELNREQKWQMMLSKSMRR is encoded by the coding sequence ATGTGTGAAAAATATGTTGAAAGACCGCTTTATTTGTTAATTGCTGACTGGATGATGGCAGAGAACCGATGGATCACTGCCCGGGAGATTTCCCGTCAATTTGATATTGAACATTGCAAAGCAATTAATACGCTCTCCTATATTCTGTCAGAAGTGGGGGAAATTGTTTGTGAAGTGAAGATGATCCCTAACCAGATTGCAGGACGAGGCTGCCAGTGCCAGCGTCTGGTGAAAGTCGTGAGTATCGACTCTCAACTCTATCGCCGATTGAATCATAATTTGCAGGAAAGAAAAGTGAGCGTGGCGAAAACGCCGCGACTGTCTGCCGTTCCCCCAACAGAGCTAAACCGTGAGCAGAAATGGCAGATGATGCTCTCCAAGAGTATGCGTCGATAA